The following proteins are encoded in a genomic region of Maylandia zebra isolate NMK-2024a linkage group LG1, Mzebra_GT3a, whole genome shotgun sequence:
- the gon4lb gene encoding GON-4-like protein isoform X2, translating to MLSLSLTMAMRRIAEEDVCLLEVKCLRTNRGMDRQLQTGHPTDTQEEDATPVSGGRMMGERAVTVETSDDELGRLDIDLDRKSKQLNLTSSDVRAILHEVITDERVVAMMKAAIRDTQDLPMFEPKIWTRSRLKQSLQPVNRGLSAVNKAPQFIDIELEDNEDSSDEEYCPDEEEEEDTAEETFLSDADSLASPPRMHLGSQNKSPTHLRMDSSLQRYEGNPHDQMSSTCAPQLLPPAESSFLERLKAVDEELDCSPSYTYSQSLDRKSDVDGGVDNGSSSLAYRTRSKHPLVDVPLGQLEAELLPPDITADMYDESTAQREEDRHWAKWLQGLMAPDFEEEAEDDDDPEYNFPEDLDEPDLEDYRTDRAVQITKKEVNELLEELFETLQEEEEVVAEEEEHEEEEPPSQTGPKFNVPQALRFEAPLVNMLTERRQTVRKQYEAQQQRRALQDTTNHLSSTLKDTPTQPHNTIASVLVLPRRIGPSLQLDHTQKLQLQHQLQQHVQLLTQVHLLSRHIAALNHEASITKRYLEELQHFAHHQEQGCAFSCFRACNLQGALDLLHEVEQRDEPPPAPPTRASRRWLPQMTPATNSLAFPLLPVDTAWLFATRPVFLYPELLPVCSLDPALHSRNLRTLYTPGEDCLIVLGLKHFEGAFQSDELISSYLLCKSRWNFRKHVREMSSPRAPDNVIKTFVMKGVVPPLPLACSRVQQEDQRPPVDRDGENMPNWLKNSRPSIQKTRSDARYPSWLPPSCTLRLHPNYINSYRPRPRTHRRVFALAHNESLLPLAKAQEDLPVEPHGEKQVDMRFLPVSGVTLFSAPTAVSGALPLAPASISGAVPLTAAHPAHAHPVCAKVMQSCLPIGQNTPHTVSAQESPTPSTLLLPIPSLTSPSTTNTLKPGCLLLQMVWTPPAPPTSPQNVLEHHIHGPINGQQEEVFSKQEKLKQEEESMVLVSTLSLTSCTGDVEEEERREEQRQEQEEKAIVIGVSLNGGENNGQEQEQWGRGGEGGEGGEAGENEQGGEEEEGRQREERSGARDDSGGKDKDEDQDRHGDDDDDEDFDDLTQDEDEEEVMSSASEESVLSVPELQETMKQLTWLAAEQRLCTDGDSEEEHSPTSPGSQEEEEEEEEGPKGEDSGEGRSKKAGLDEETPSRERTPGGVGGRCPGRGRGRSQPHRGLRRSRQERHSKDGAKLLLLYDENILDNDPHRESKDMAFAQSYLSRVREALHDVPEQVEEFVSLLSEFEQVGDGQEVMQLFRKLRCILGNRTDLLQDFAAFLHPDQALLCGLFDEQQAFERSRRFLRQLEISFGDNPSHYQKIIKALQIGQDLSPTSVHELKAQMSMLLKGHTHLQAEFWVFFDELRPPPAHPGQFEETHWPEDGGGGLEGGEGVSQNSGGGASGGFEEVTLPELEEEEEGHKIQPMTNRRQRRKMDSHRNYKGCDWSDKDWVCPCRDSKIQKHKRKGCTRCHGNKTSGGVSRAMKSLDPLYSQISATHDEPANKDLDLKGGDDSPLPDRCDASWEGSFPLADTKEEEEEGEEEEEERKKEQSPAAKRSRREETLQPPPVTLSITSTCTSTISTSSSVASPSTTASSTSAAFCTPPRLAPLPPDLPVCAKNISLTASGEKVILWTREADRVILKTCQQEGANQNTFQAISSLLGNKTPSEVSRRFRDLMHLFRTAARQTSSEDEAPPIETEAANETED from the exons GTGGGCGGATGATGGGAGAGAGAGCGGTCACCGTCGAGACTAGCGATGATGAACTGGGACGACTGGATATTGACCTGGACAGGAAGTCCAAACAGCTGAACCTGACATCCAGCGACGTGCGCGCCATCCTGCAC gaggTGATCACTGATGAGCGTGTGGTTGCCATGATGAAAGCGGCAATCAGAGACACTCAGGACCTTCCCATGTTT GAGCCAAAGATCTGGACTCGGTCCAGACTCAAACAGAGCCTTCAG CCTGTGAACCGGGGTCTGTCTGCAGTGAACAAG GCCCCTCAGTTTATTGACATTGAACTTGAGGATAATGAAGACTCATCTGATGAAGAGTATTGTCctgatgaagaagaggaggaagatacAGCTGAGGAG ACATTCCTCAGTGATGCTGACAGCTTGGCTTCACCTCCCAGAATGCACCTGGGCTCCCAGAACAAGTCTCCAACACACCTGAGGATGGACAGCTCCCTGCAG AGATATGAAGGAAACCCGCACGACCAGATGAGTTCCACCTGCGCGCCTCAGCTCCTCCCTCCTGCTGAATCGTCCTTCCTGGAGAGACTCAAGGCTGTTGATGAGGAGTTGGACTGCAGCCCCTCCTACACCTACAGTCAG tctCTGGACAGGAAATCTGATGTTGATGGTGGCGTTGATAATGGCTCCAGCAGTTTGGCGTACCGCACACGCTCCAAGCATCCTCTGGTAGACGTACCTCTGGGTCAGCTGGAGGCGGAGCTTCTGCCTCCTGACATAACGGCCGACATGTACGATGAAAGCACTGCCCAGCGGGAGGAGGACCGCCATTGGGCAAAGTGGCTGCAGGGCCTAATGGCCCCCGACTTTGAAG AAGAGGCCGAAGATGACGACGACCCCGAGTACAACTTCCCAGAGGACCTGGATGAACCCGACCTGGAGGACTACAGGACGGACCGGGCTGTGCAGATCACCA AGAAGGAAGTAAATGAGCTGCTAGAAGAACTCTTTGAAACT ctccaggaagaagaagaggtggtggctgaggaggaggagcatgAGGAAGAGGAGCCCCCGTCACAGACTGGCCCTAAGTTCAACGTGCCACAGGCTTTACG CTTTGAGGCACCGTTAGTCAACATGCTAACAGAGCGGCGGCAGACGGTCAGAAAGCAGTACGAAGCTCAGCAGCAGCGGAGAGCCTTGCAGGACACGACCAATCACCTCTCCTCAACTCTGAAGGACACACCCACCCAACCTCACAATACCATTGCTTCTGTCTTAGTGCTGCCGCGTCGCATTGGCCCCTCCCTCCAACTGGACCACACCCAGAAACTGCAGCTACAGCACCAGCTGCAGCAG CATGTGCAACTGCTGACACAGGTTCACCTGCTGAGTCGCCACATTGCTGCCCTGAATCATGAAGCCTCCATCACCAAACGCTACCTG GAGGAGCTGCAGCACTTCGCCCACCATCAGGAGCAAGGCTGCGCCTTCAGCTGTTTCAGGGCATGTAACCTGCAGGGTGCACTGGACCTCCTGCACGAGGTGGAGCAGAGGGACGAGCCTCCACCTGCTCCTCCCACTCGAGCCTCCAGACGCTGGCTCCCCCAGATGACCCCTGCAACCAACA GTCTTGCCTTCCCTCTGCTGCCTGTCGACACCGCCTGGCTGTTCGCCACACGACCCGTGTTCCTATACCCagaactacttcctgtctgtagCCTAGACCCCGCCCTCCACAGCAGGAACCTGAGAACATTATACACGCCAGGAGAGGATTg TCTCATCGTTCTCGGCCTGAAACACTTCGAGGGAGCATTTCAGTCCGACGAGCTTATCAGTTCATACCTGCTCTGTAAGAGTCGATGGAACTTCAGGAAGCACGTCAGAGAGATGAGCAGCCCAAGAGCACCTGACAATGTCATCAAG ACATTTGTGATGAAGGGCGTCGTCCCGCCGCTGCCACTCGCCTGCAGCAGAGTCCAGCAGGAGGACCAGCGCCCCCCGGTGGACAGAGATGGTGAAAACATGCCAAACTGGCTCAAG AACAGTCGCCCAAGCATCCAGAAGACCCGCTCAGATGCCCGTTACCCCTCCTGGCTTCCTCCAAGCTGCACTCTCAGGCTCCACCCCAATTATATCAACAGTTACCGCCCCCGCCCCCGCACCCACAGGCGCGTCTTCGCACTGGCTCATAATGAATCTCTGCTGCCACTCGCCAAAGCACAGGAGGATCTGCCGGTGGAGCCACACGGAGAGAAACAGGTGGACATGCGCTTTTTACCTGTTTCAGGCGTCACGTTATTTTCTGCCCCCACTGCTGTGTCAGGAGCCCTACCATTGGCACCAGCTTCTATctctggagcggtcccactgacTGCTGCTCATCCTGCTCACGCCCACCCCGTGTGTGCCAAGGTGATGCAGTCCTGCCTTCCTATTGGCCAAAATACACCACATACCGTGTCTGCACAGGAGAGCCCCACCCCCTCGACACTTCTACTGCCCATTCCCTCTCTCACAAGTCCTAGCACTACAAACACACTGAAGCCgggctgcctcctcctccagatGGTGTGGACTCCCCCAGCTCCTCCCACCTCCCCCCAAAATGTTTTGGAGCATCACATCCACGGGCCAATCAATGGGCAGCAGGAAGAGGTCTTTTCTAAGCAGGAAAAGCTAAAGCAGGAAGAGGAGAGCATGGTCTTGGTATCAACACTCAGCCTGACGTCATGTACAGGAGAtgtggaagaagaggagaggcgGGAGGAGCAGAGACAGGAACAGGAGGAAAAGGCAATTGTTATTGGTGTCAGTTTGAATGGAGGAGAAAACAATGGTCAGGAGCAGGAGCAGTGGGGACGGGGAGGAGAGGGGGGAGAAGGAGGCGAAGCAGGTGAGAATGAGCAgggtggagaggaagaggaagggagacagagggaggagaggagtgGAGCGAGAGACGACAGTGGAGGGAAGGATAAGGACGAAGATCAGGACCGGcatggagatgatgatgatgatgaggactTTGATGACCTCACACAggatgaagatgaggaagaaGTGATGTCATCAGCATCAGAGGAGTCTGTTCTGTCGGTTCCAGAGTTACAG gaGACAATGAAGCAGCTGACGTGGCTTGCGGCGGAGCAGCGGCTCTGTACAGATGGCGACTCAGAGGAGGAGCACTCTCCCACCTCTCCTGGGtcgcaggaggaggaagaggaagaggaggaggggccaAAAGGAGAGGACTCAGGGGAGGGGCGGAGCAAAAAAGCGGGTTTAGACGAGGAGACGCCGTCCAGAGAGCGGACGCCTGGAGGAGTAGGGGGGCGATGTCCCGGACGAGGACGAG GCCGAAGCCAACCTCATCGTGGCCTCAGGAGGAGCCGTCAGGAGCGCCACAGCAAAGATGGCgccaaactgctgctgctgtatgaCGAAAACATCCTGGACAACGACCCGCACAGAGAGAGCAAAGACATGGCGTTCGCACAGAGTTACCTCAGCAGG GTGCGTGAGGCACTGCATGATGTACCTGAGCAGGTGGAGGAGTTTGTGTCTCTGCTGAGTGAGTTTGAGCAGGTGGGAGATGGACAGGAAGTGATGCAGCTGTTCAGGAAACTGCGCTGCATCCTGGGAAACCGGACAGACCTCCTCCAAGACTTCGCCGCTTTTCTGCATCCTGACCAGGCGCTGCTGTGTGGACTG TTCGACGAGCAGCAGGCGTTTGAGCGCAGCCGCCGTTTCCTTCGACAGCTGGAGATCAGCTTTGGAGACAATCCGTCGCATTACCAGAAGATCATCAAAGCTCTGCAGATAGGCCAGGACCTCAGTCCCACCAGCGTCCACGAG CTCAAAGCTCAGATGTCTATGCTGCTCAAAGGCCACACCCATTTACAAGCTGAATTCTGGGTGTTTTTTGACGAGCTCCGCCCACCTCCAGCGCATCCTGGACAGTTTGAAGAAACCCATTGGCCAGAAGATGGAGGCGGCGGGTTGGAAGGTGGAGAGGGCGTCAGCCAAAATTCAGGAGGCGGGGCCAGTGGCGGGTTTGAGGAGGTGACGTTGCCAGAactagaagaggaagaggagggacaTAAGATCCAACCAATGACAAACCGGCGTCAGAGAAGGAAGATGGACTCTCACAGAAACTACAAG GGCTGTGATTGGTCCGATAAAGACTGGGTCTGCCCTTGTCGTGATTCAAAGATCCAGAAACACAAGAGGAAAGGATGCACCCGCTGCCATGGCAATAAG ACCTCAGGGGGCGTGTCCAGGGCCATGAAGAGTCTGGACCCACTCTACTCTCAGATAAGTGCTACCCATGATGAACCAGCTAACAAAGACCTGGACCTGAAGGGGGGCGACGACAGTCCCCTGCCAG ATCGGTGTGATGCATCATGGGAAGGCTCGTTTCCACTGGCTGATacaaaagaggaggaagaggagggcgaggaagaagaggaggagaggaaaaaggAACAGAGCCCAGCAGCAAAGAGGAGCAGGAGAGAGGAGACACTGCAACCGCCACCTGTGACCCTCTCCATCACCTCTACCTGCACCTCCACGATCTCTACTTCCTCCTCTGTAGCTTCGCCCTCCACTACAGCTTCCTCCACGTCTGCAGCCTTCTGCACTCCTCCTCGGttagctcctcttcctcctgaccTCCCTGTCTGTGCCAAAAACATTTCTCTGACTGCGAGCGGGGAGAAAGTGATCCTGTGGACAAG agAAGCAGACCGGGTCATCTTGAAGACATGTCAGCAAGAAGGAGCCAATCAGAACACATTTCAGGCCATTTCCAGCCTGCTCGGCAACAAGACTCCCAGCGAG GTGTCCCGCAGGTTTCGGGATTTGATGCATTTGTTTCGGACAGCAGCACGTCAGACCAGCTCAGAGGATGAAGCCCCACCCATTGAGACAGAAGCAGCCAATGAAACGGAAGACTGA
- the gon4lb gene encoding GON-4-like protein isoform X1, translated as MAVGFSLTTMAMRRIAEEDVCLLEVKCLRTNRGMDRQLQTGHPTDTQEEDATPVSGGRMMGERAVTVETSDDELGRLDIDLDRKSKQLNLTSSDVRAILHEVITDERVVAMMKAAIRDTQDLPMFEPKIWTRSRLKQSLQPVNRGLSAVNKAPQFIDIELEDNEDSSDEEYCPDEEEEEDTAEETFLSDADSLASPPRMHLGSQNKSPTHLRMDSSLQRYEGNPHDQMSSTCAPQLLPPAESSFLERLKAVDEELDCSPSYTYSQSLDRKSDVDGGVDNGSSSLAYRTRSKHPLVDVPLGQLEAELLPPDITADMYDESTAQREEDRHWAKWLQGLMAPDFEEEAEDDDDPEYNFPEDLDEPDLEDYRTDRAVQITKKEVNELLEELFETLQEEEEVVAEEEEHEEEEPPSQTGPKFNVPQALRFEAPLVNMLTERRQTVRKQYEAQQQRRALQDTTNHLSSTLKDTPTQPHNTIASVLVLPRRIGPSLQLDHTQKLQLQHQLQQHVQLLTQVHLLSRHIAALNHEASITKRYLEELQHFAHHQEQGCAFSCFRACNLQGALDLLHEVEQRDEPPPAPPTRASRRWLPQMTPATNSLAFPLLPVDTAWLFATRPVFLYPELLPVCSLDPALHSRNLRTLYTPGEDCLIVLGLKHFEGAFQSDELISSYLLCKSRWNFRKHVREMSSPRAPDNVIKTFVMKGVVPPLPLACSRVQQEDQRPPVDRDGENMPNWLKNSRPSIQKTRSDARYPSWLPPSCTLRLHPNYINSYRPRPRTHRRVFALAHNESLLPLAKAQEDLPVEPHGEKQVDMRFLPVSGVTLFSAPTAVSGALPLAPASISGAVPLTAAHPAHAHPVCAKVMQSCLPIGQNTPHTVSAQESPTPSTLLLPIPSLTSPSTTNTLKPGCLLLQMVWTPPAPPTSPQNVLEHHIHGPINGQQEEVFSKQEKLKQEEESMVLVSTLSLTSCTGDVEEEERREEQRQEQEEKAIVIGVSLNGGENNGQEQEQWGRGGEGGEGGEAGENEQGGEEEEGRQREERSGARDDSGGKDKDEDQDRHGDDDDDEDFDDLTQDEDEEEVMSSASEESVLSVPELQETMKQLTWLAAEQRLCTDGDSEEEHSPTSPGSQEEEEEEEEGPKGEDSGEGRSKKAGLDEETPSRERTPGGVGGRCPGRGRGRSQPHRGLRRSRQERHSKDGAKLLLLYDENILDNDPHRESKDMAFAQSYLSRVREALHDVPEQVEEFVSLLSEFEQVGDGQEVMQLFRKLRCILGNRTDLLQDFAAFLHPDQALLCGLFDEQQAFERSRRFLRQLEISFGDNPSHYQKIIKALQIGQDLSPTSVHELKAQMSMLLKGHTHLQAEFWVFFDELRPPPAHPGQFEETHWPEDGGGGLEGGEGVSQNSGGGASGGFEEVTLPELEEEEEGHKIQPMTNRRQRRKMDSHRNYKGCDWSDKDWVCPCRDSKIQKHKRKGCTRCHGNKTSGGVSRAMKSLDPLYSQISATHDEPANKDLDLKGGDDSPLPDRCDASWEGSFPLADTKEEEEEGEEEEEERKKEQSPAAKRSRREETLQPPPVTLSITSTCTSTISTSSSVASPSTTASSTSAAFCTPPRLAPLPPDLPVCAKNISLTASGEKVILWTREADRVILKTCQQEGANQNTFQAISSLLGNKTPSEVSRRFRDLMHLFRTAARQTSSEDEAPPIETEAANETED; from the exons GTGGGCGGATGATGGGAGAGAGAGCGGTCACCGTCGAGACTAGCGATGATGAACTGGGACGACTGGATATTGACCTGGACAGGAAGTCCAAACAGCTGAACCTGACATCCAGCGACGTGCGCGCCATCCTGCAC gaggTGATCACTGATGAGCGTGTGGTTGCCATGATGAAAGCGGCAATCAGAGACACTCAGGACCTTCCCATGTTT GAGCCAAAGATCTGGACTCGGTCCAGACTCAAACAGAGCCTTCAG CCTGTGAACCGGGGTCTGTCTGCAGTGAACAAG GCCCCTCAGTTTATTGACATTGAACTTGAGGATAATGAAGACTCATCTGATGAAGAGTATTGTCctgatgaagaagaggaggaagatacAGCTGAGGAG ACATTCCTCAGTGATGCTGACAGCTTGGCTTCACCTCCCAGAATGCACCTGGGCTCCCAGAACAAGTCTCCAACACACCTGAGGATGGACAGCTCCCTGCAG AGATATGAAGGAAACCCGCACGACCAGATGAGTTCCACCTGCGCGCCTCAGCTCCTCCCTCCTGCTGAATCGTCCTTCCTGGAGAGACTCAAGGCTGTTGATGAGGAGTTGGACTGCAGCCCCTCCTACACCTACAGTCAG tctCTGGACAGGAAATCTGATGTTGATGGTGGCGTTGATAATGGCTCCAGCAGTTTGGCGTACCGCACACGCTCCAAGCATCCTCTGGTAGACGTACCTCTGGGTCAGCTGGAGGCGGAGCTTCTGCCTCCTGACATAACGGCCGACATGTACGATGAAAGCACTGCCCAGCGGGAGGAGGACCGCCATTGGGCAAAGTGGCTGCAGGGCCTAATGGCCCCCGACTTTGAAG AAGAGGCCGAAGATGACGACGACCCCGAGTACAACTTCCCAGAGGACCTGGATGAACCCGACCTGGAGGACTACAGGACGGACCGGGCTGTGCAGATCACCA AGAAGGAAGTAAATGAGCTGCTAGAAGAACTCTTTGAAACT ctccaggaagaagaagaggtggtggctgaggaggaggagcatgAGGAAGAGGAGCCCCCGTCACAGACTGGCCCTAAGTTCAACGTGCCACAGGCTTTACG CTTTGAGGCACCGTTAGTCAACATGCTAACAGAGCGGCGGCAGACGGTCAGAAAGCAGTACGAAGCTCAGCAGCAGCGGAGAGCCTTGCAGGACACGACCAATCACCTCTCCTCAACTCTGAAGGACACACCCACCCAACCTCACAATACCATTGCTTCTGTCTTAGTGCTGCCGCGTCGCATTGGCCCCTCCCTCCAACTGGACCACACCCAGAAACTGCAGCTACAGCACCAGCTGCAGCAG CATGTGCAACTGCTGACACAGGTTCACCTGCTGAGTCGCCACATTGCTGCCCTGAATCATGAAGCCTCCATCACCAAACGCTACCTG GAGGAGCTGCAGCACTTCGCCCACCATCAGGAGCAAGGCTGCGCCTTCAGCTGTTTCAGGGCATGTAACCTGCAGGGTGCACTGGACCTCCTGCACGAGGTGGAGCAGAGGGACGAGCCTCCACCTGCTCCTCCCACTCGAGCCTCCAGACGCTGGCTCCCCCAGATGACCCCTGCAACCAACA GTCTTGCCTTCCCTCTGCTGCCTGTCGACACCGCCTGGCTGTTCGCCACACGACCCGTGTTCCTATACCCagaactacttcctgtctgtagCCTAGACCCCGCCCTCCACAGCAGGAACCTGAGAACATTATACACGCCAGGAGAGGATTg TCTCATCGTTCTCGGCCTGAAACACTTCGAGGGAGCATTTCAGTCCGACGAGCTTATCAGTTCATACCTGCTCTGTAAGAGTCGATGGAACTTCAGGAAGCACGTCAGAGAGATGAGCAGCCCAAGAGCACCTGACAATGTCATCAAG ACATTTGTGATGAAGGGCGTCGTCCCGCCGCTGCCACTCGCCTGCAGCAGAGTCCAGCAGGAGGACCAGCGCCCCCCGGTGGACAGAGATGGTGAAAACATGCCAAACTGGCTCAAG AACAGTCGCCCAAGCATCCAGAAGACCCGCTCAGATGCCCGTTACCCCTCCTGGCTTCCTCCAAGCTGCACTCTCAGGCTCCACCCCAATTATATCAACAGTTACCGCCCCCGCCCCCGCACCCACAGGCGCGTCTTCGCACTGGCTCATAATGAATCTCTGCTGCCACTCGCCAAAGCACAGGAGGATCTGCCGGTGGAGCCACACGGAGAGAAACAGGTGGACATGCGCTTTTTACCTGTTTCAGGCGTCACGTTATTTTCTGCCCCCACTGCTGTGTCAGGAGCCCTACCATTGGCACCAGCTTCTATctctggagcggtcccactgacTGCTGCTCATCCTGCTCACGCCCACCCCGTGTGTGCCAAGGTGATGCAGTCCTGCCTTCCTATTGGCCAAAATACACCACATACCGTGTCTGCACAGGAGAGCCCCACCCCCTCGACACTTCTACTGCCCATTCCCTCTCTCACAAGTCCTAGCACTACAAACACACTGAAGCCgggctgcctcctcctccagatGGTGTGGACTCCCCCAGCTCCTCCCACCTCCCCCCAAAATGTTTTGGAGCATCACATCCACGGGCCAATCAATGGGCAGCAGGAAGAGGTCTTTTCTAAGCAGGAAAAGCTAAAGCAGGAAGAGGAGAGCATGGTCTTGGTATCAACACTCAGCCTGACGTCATGTACAGGAGAtgtggaagaagaggagaggcgGGAGGAGCAGAGACAGGAACAGGAGGAAAAGGCAATTGTTATTGGTGTCAGTTTGAATGGAGGAGAAAACAATGGTCAGGAGCAGGAGCAGTGGGGACGGGGAGGAGAGGGGGGAGAAGGAGGCGAAGCAGGTGAGAATGAGCAgggtggagaggaagaggaagggagacagagggaggagaggagtgGAGCGAGAGACGACAGTGGAGGGAAGGATAAGGACGAAGATCAGGACCGGcatggagatgatgatgatgatgaggactTTGATGACCTCACACAggatgaagatgaggaagaaGTGATGTCATCAGCATCAGAGGAGTCTGTTCTGTCGGTTCCAGAGTTACAG gaGACAATGAAGCAGCTGACGTGGCTTGCGGCGGAGCAGCGGCTCTGTACAGATGGCGACTCAGAGGAGGAGCACTCTCCCACCTCTCCTGGGtcgcaggaggaggaagaggaagaggaggaggggccaAAAGGAGAGGACTCAGGGGAGGGGCGGAGCAAAAAAGCGGGTTTAGACGAGGAGACGCCGTCCAGAGAGCGGACGCCTGGAGGAGTAGGGGGGCGATGTCCCGGACGAGGACGAG GCCGAAGCCAACCTCATCGTGGCCTCAGGAGGAGCCGTCAGGAGCGCCACAGCAAAGATGGCgccaaactgctgctgctgtatgaCGAAAACATCCTGGACAACGACCCGCACAGAGAGAGCAAAGACATGGCGTTCGCACAGAGTTACCTCAGCAGG GTGCGTGAGGCACTGCATGATGTACCTGAGCAGGTGGAGGAGTTTGTGTCTCTGCTGAGTGAGTTTGAGCAGGTGGGAGATGGACAGGAAGTGATGCAGCTGTTCAGGAAACTGCGCTGCATCCTGGGAAACCGGACAGACCTCCTCCAAGACTTCGCCGCTTTTCTGCATCCTGACCAGGCGCTGCTGTGTGGACTG TTCGACGAGCAGCAGGCGTTTGAGCGCAGCCGCCGTTTCCTTCGACAGCTGGAGATCAGCTTTGGAGACAATCCGTCGCATTACCAGAAGATCATCAAAGCTCTGCAGATAGGCCAGGACCTCAGTCCCACCAGCGTCCACGAG CTCAAAGCTCAGATGTCTATGCTGCTCAAAGGCCACACCCATTTACAAGCTGAATTCTGGGTGTTTTTTGACGAGCTCCGCCCACCTCCAGCGCATCCTGGACAGTTTGAAGAAACCCATTGGCCAGAAGATGGAGGCGGCGGGTTGGAAGGTGGAGAGGGCGTCAGCCAAAATTCAGGAGGCGGGGCCAGTGGCGGGTTTGAGGAGGTGACGTTGCCAGAactagaagaggaagaggagggacaTAAGATCCAACCAATGACAAACCGGCGTCAGAGAAGGAAGATGGACTCTCACAGAAACTACAAG GGCTGTGATTGGTCCGATAAAGACTGGGTCTGCCCTTGTCGTGATTCAAAGATCCAGAAACACAAGAGGAAAGGATGCACCCGCTGCCATGGCAATAAG ACCTCAGGGGGCGTGTCCAGGGCCATGAAGAGTCTGGACCCACTCTACTCTCAGATAAGTGCTACCCATGATGAACCAGCTAACAAAGACCTGGACCTGAAGGGGGGCGACGACAGTCCCCTGCCAG ATCGGTGTGATGCATCATGGGAAGGCTCGTTTCCACTGGCTGATacaaaagaggaggaagaggagggcgaggaagaagaggaggagaggaaaaaggAACAGAGCCCAGCAGCAAAGAGGAGCAGGAGAGAGGAGACACTGCAACCGCCACCTGTGACCCTCTCCATCACCTCTACCTGCACCTCCACGATCTCTACTTCCTCCTCTGTAGCTTCGCCCTCCACTACAGCTTCCTCCACGTCTGCAGCCTTCTGCACTCCTCCTCGGttagctcctcttcctcctgaccTCCCTGTCTGTGCCAAAAACATTTCTCTGACTGCGAGCGGGGAGAAAGTGATCCTGTGGACAAG agAAGCAGACCGGGTCATCTTGAAGACATGTCAGCAAGAAGGAGCCAATCAGAACACATTTCAGGCCATTTCCAGCCTGCTCGGCAACAAGACTCCCAGCGAG GTGTCCCGCAGGTTTCGGGATTTGATGCATTTGTTTCGGACAGCAGCACGTCAGACCAGCTCAGAGGATGAAGCCCCACCCATTGAGACAGAAGCAGCCAATGAAACGGAAGACTGA